One Dioscorea cayenensis subsp. rotundata cultivar TDr96_F1 chromosome 15, TDr96_F1_v2_PseudoChromosome.rev07_lg8_w22 25.fasta, whole genome shotgun sequence genomic region harbors:
- the LOC120276859 gene encoding protein TIC 62, chloroplastic isoform X2 — MKLLALHSSPIPIHGISGRNSIEKSIFFSGCSLGIPANKRCTDARKSSASLDFRVRAVGSVGSSQKTANVNEPDKIKTDKDVVFVAGATGRVGSRTVRELLKLGFQVRAGVRSAQRAQTLVESVRQMKLDDSSGSKPVEKLEIIECDLENQGGIGAAIGNASIVICCIGASEKEVFDITGPYRIDYKATENLINAATVAKVDHFILVSSLGTNKIGFPAAILNLFWGVLIWKRKAEEALMASGLPYTIVRPGGMERPTDAFKETHNLTLSPDDTLFGGLVSNLQVAELMACMAKNTRLSYCKVVEAIAETTAPLTPMEELLAKIPSKRELPPEPPIPAPKPEDVVVQSEASKPRPLSPYSMYDDLKPPTSPTPTPSSSLDLQEKEQAKFTPQKHQPLSPYTVYADMKPPTSPMPSLPKY, encoded by the exons atgaagCTCTTAGCTTTGCATTCATCTCCAATTCCAATCCATGGGATTTCAGGAAGGAATTCAATTGAGAAATCAATCTTCTTTTCTGGCTGTTCTCTTGGAATTCCAGCAAACAAGAGATGCACAGATGCCAGGAAATCATCAGCTTCACTTGATTTTAGGGTTCGAGCTGTTG GATCAGTTGGGTCGAGTCAAAAGACGGCAAATGTGAATGAACCagataaaattaaaactgaTAAAGACGTTGTATTTGTTGCAGGTGCTACTGGTAGAGTAGGTTCAAGGACTGTGAG agAGCTCTTGAAGCTTGGTTTCCAAGTACGTGCAGGCGTGCGGAGTGCTCAGAGAGCACAAACACTCGTTGAA aGTGTTCGACAAATGAAACTTGATGATAGTTCTGGAAGTAAAC CTGTAGAAAAGCTTGAAATCATTGAATGTGATTTGGAGAATCAAGGTGGAATAGGCGCAGCGATTGGGAATGCCTCCATAGTCATCTGCTGCATAGGAGCCAGTGAAAAGGAGGTTTTCGATATAACAGGACCATATCGTATTGACTATAAAGCTACTGAAAATCTTATTAATGCAG CAACTGTTGCAAAAGTTGATCACTTCATTTTGGTCTCTTCTCTGGGAACGAATAAGATTGGTTTTCCTGCAGCAATTTTGAA CTTATTTTGGGGGGTTCTCATCTGGAAAAGAAAAGCCGAAGAAGCATTAATGGCCAGCGGCCTGCCTTACACG ATTGTTAGGCCAGGAGGGATGGAGCGGCCTACAGATGCTTTCAAGGAAACACATAATCTCACTCTCTCACCTGACGACACATTGTTTGGTGGCCTAGTCTCAAATCTTCAG GTTGCCGAACTCATGGCATGCATGGCAAAAAATACAAGGCTATCTTACTGCAAAGTTGTGGAAGCAATCGCTGAAACAACTGCACCTTTAACTCCCATGGAAGAGCTTCTTGCCAAGATACCTTCAAAAAGG GAGCTACCTCCTGAACCTCCCATTCCTGCTCCTAAACCTGAGGATGTTGTTGTTCAATCAGAAGCTTCAAAGCCAAGACCACTTTCCCCTTACTCTAT GTATGATGATTTGAAGCCACCAACATCCCCCACTCCAACACCAAGCAGTTCTCTTGATCTTCAAGAGAAGGAACAAGCAAAATTCACACCTCAAAAACACCAACCTCTTTCTCCTTACACTGT GTATGCAGATATGAAGCCTCCCACATctccaatgccatctcttccaAAGTACTAG
- the LOC120276859 gene encoding protein TIC 62, chloroplastic isoform X1, with the protein MKLLALHSSPIPIHGISGRNSIEKSIFFSGCSLGIPANKRCTDARKSSASLDFRVRAVGSVGSSQKTANVNEPDKIKTDKDVVFVAGATGRVGSRTVRELLKLGFQVRAGVRSAQRAQTLVESVRQMKLDDSSGSKPVEKLEIIECDLENQGGIGAAIGNASIVICCIGASEKEVFDITGPYRIDYKATENLINAATVAKVDHFILVSSLGTNKIGFPAAILNLFWGVLIWKRKAEEALMASGLPYTIVRPGGMERPTDAFKETHNLTLSPDDTLFGGLVSNLQVAELMACMAKNTRLSYCKVVEAIAETTAPLTPMEELLAKIPSKRELPPEPPIPAPKPEDVVVQSEASKPRPLSPYSMYDDLKPPTSPTPTPSSSLDLQEKEQAKFTPQKHQPLSPYTVYEDLKPPTSPTPTPSIASSLKDINVDGVVSLGSNSGKGMQI; encoded by the exons atgaagCTCTTAGCTTTGCATTCATCTCCAATTCCAATCCATGGGATTTCAGGAAGGAATTCAATTGAGAAATCAATCTTCTTTTCTGGCTGTTCTCTTGGAATTCCAGCAAACAAGAGATGCACAGATGCCAGGAAATCATCAGCTTCACTTGATTTTAGGGTTCGAGCTGTTG GATCAGTTGGGTCGAGTCAAAAGACGGCAAATGTGAATGAACCagataaaattaaaactgaTAAAGACGTTGTATTTGTTGCAGGTGCTACTGGTAGAGTAGGTTCAAGGACTGTGAG agAGCTCTTGAAGCTTGGTTTCCAAGTACGTGCAGGCGTGCGGAGTGCTCAGAGAGCACAAACACTCGTTGAA aGTGTTCGACAAATGAAACTTGATGATAGTTCTGGAAGTAAAC CTGTAGAAAAGCTTGAAATCATTGAATGTGATTTGGAGAATCAAGGTGGAATAGGCGCAGCGATTGGGAATGCCTCCATAGTCATCTGCTGCATAGGAGCCAGTGAAAAGGAGGTTTTCGATATAACAGGACCATATCGTATTGACTATAAAGCTACTGAAAATCTTATTAATGCAG CAACTGTTGCAAAAGTTGATCACTTCATTTTGGTCTCTTCTCTGGGAACGAATAAGATTGGTTTTCCTGCAGCAATTTTGAA CTTATTTTGGGGGGTTCTCATCTGGAAAAGAAAAGCCGAAGAAGCATTAATGGCCAGCGGCCTGCCTTACACG ATTGTTAGGCCAGGAGGGATGGAGCGGCCTACAGATGCTTTCAAGGAAACACATAATCTCACTCTCTCACCTGACGACACATTGTTTGGTGGCCTAGTCTCAAATCTTCAG GTTGCCGAACTCATGGCATGCATGGCAAAAAATACAAGGCTATCTTACTGCAAAGTTGTGGAAGCAATCGCTGAAACAACTGCACCTTTAACTCCCATGGAAGAGCTTCTTGCCAAGATACCTTCAAAAAGG GAGCTACCTCCTGAACCTCCCATTCCTGCTCCTAAACCTGAGGATGTTGTTGTTCAATCAGAAGCTTCAAAGCCAAGACCACTTTCCCCTTACTCTAT GTATGATGATTTGAAGCCACCAACATCCCCCACTCCAACACCAAGCAGTTCTCTTGATCTTCAAGAGAAGGAACAAGCAAAATTCACACCTCAAAAACACCAACCTCTTTCTCCTTACACTGT ATACGAAGATTTGAAACCGCCGACATCTCCTACACCAACTCCTAGCATTGCTTCAAGTCTGAAGGACATTAACGTAGATGGTGTCGTGTCATTAGGATCGAACTCGGGCAAAG GTATGCAGATATGA